In Fimbriimonadaceae bacterium, the genomic window CCCGCACGCAGCATGTGCGGGGGCTTCGTGCTTTTGACCGGTAAAGTAGCCGATGTGCCGATCAAGGTTCGGGAACTGCTCGAAGAATCTGACATCGCGAGCATGGCAAGCATCGTTGCCGAGGCATTCGTCGATTACCCGGTGATGATTCGAGCGTTTGCCCACTCAGGAGGCGATCGCGCTGATTGGATTCGGAGGATGGTCAGCGATTCTGCCCGCGCTCGCCTACAATCCGGAATTCCCATTTGGTTGGCCGAACGAGATGGAACCATCGCGGGGGGAGCCTTCCTCGTGTATCCCGATCGCCCATTGTCCAAGGATGTATCGGACTGGTGGGAACGGTTCATAGCCGATGCCGGCTCGGCAACCGGAGAGTTCTTCGAGCGCTTTGTCTCGGCAGCTGAAGCGGTCGAGTTACCGCAGCCAAACCTCTATCTCACGATGATCGGTGTGAAGCCGGCTTACCAGGGCCAGGGAGTGGGCCGAGCGATCATCGACCATATTGCTCTCGAGGCTGCACAACTTGCTGGCTGTAAAGGGATTGCCCTCGATACTGAAATCGAGTCCAATGTCGGCCTCTACGAGCGGATCGGATTCCGGGTCATTGGCCAAACGTCGGTCGACGAGCTGCCTATTTGGGTGATGTTCCGCGAAATCTGAGCGCCTATCAGCGTATAATCTCATTGGTGCTGAGGAGCGCTGCAACCCGAAAGGGGGCCAGGCTCAGCACTCTCCGTTTGACTGGAGCAGGAACGGCGCTCGCAAATCAATCGAGGTTTGCGGGCTTTTTTGTTGACAAACGAGCTCGCCGCCCCGAAAATCTTAGGAGAAAGATGATGCAAGCAGTTCAAGCACCCCCGTTCACCGATTACCATGTTGCCGACCTGACCCTTGCCGATTGGGGCCGCAAGGAGATGCAGATCGCGGAGACCGAGATGCCCGGCCTGATGGCGATCCGTGAGGAATACAGCGCTTCCAAGCCGCTCCAGGGCGCCCGCATCGCCGGGTCGCTCCACATGACGATCCAGACCGCCGTTTTGATCGAGACCTTGCAGGCGCTCGGCGCAGAGGTCCGATGGGCAAGCTGCAACATTTACAGCACCCAGGACCATGCCGCCGCCGCAATCGCCGCCAAGCATACGCCCGTGTTTGCCTTCAAGGGCGAATCACTCGACGAATACTGGGATTTCACCCACCGCATTTTCGAATGGCATGATGGCGGAACGCCGAACATGATTCTCGACGACGGTGGCGACGCCACGCTTCTCGTGCTACTCGGCGCCAAGGCGGAAGGAAACCCGAGTGTTCTCGGCAACCCGAAGAGCGAGGAAGAGACTGCCCTTTATGCCGCGATCAAGCGCAAGCTAAGCCAGGATCCGAGCTTCTACAGCCGCATCAAGGCGAACATCAAGGGCGTCAGCGAGGAAACCACGACCGGCGTTCATCGCCTCTATGAGCTCATGAAGAAGGGCGATCTTCCGTTCCCCTGCTTCAATGTCAACGATAGCGTGACCAAGTCGAAGTTCGACAACCTCTACGGGTGCCGGGAATCGCTCGTGGATGGTATCAAGCGGGCAACGGATGTGATGGTCGCCGGCAAGATCGCGCTGGTGGCGGGTTACGGCGACGTCGGCAAGGGTTCGGCTCAGGCCCTGCGTGCCTTGAGTGCGCAGGTCTGGGTAACCGAGATCGACCCGATCTGTGCCCTTCAGGCCGCCATGGAGGGCTTCAAGGTCGTCACCATGGACTATGCCGCCGACAAGGCCGACATCTTTGTCACGGCCACCGGCAATTACAACGTCATCAATCACGGCCACATGCAGGCGATGAAGCACAACGCGATCGTTTGCAACATCGGCCATTTCGACAACGAGATCGAGGTCGCGGCGCTAAGCGGCTACCAATGGGAGGAGATCAAGCCTCAGGTCGACCACGTGATCTTCCCGGATGGCAAGCGCATCATCCTGCTCGCCAAGGGCCGCCTCGTGAACCTCGGCTGTGGCACGGGCCATCCGAGCTATGTCATGTCGTCGTCGTTTGCCAACCAGGTCATGGCTCAGATCGAGCTCTGGACCAAGGCGGGCGAATACGCTCCCGGCGTGTACGTGCTTCCCAAGCATCTCGATGAGAAGGTCGCTCGACTCCAGTTGAAGAAGCTGGATGCCCAGCTGACGCAGCTCACCCAGGAGCAGGCCGACTATATCAACGTTCCCGTGAACGGCCCGTACAAGTCGGATCACTACCGGTATTGATCAGGGATAGGTCCTATCCCTCCGATAGGACTTATCGTCCCGCCTAGTGCGCTCCGGCAGGCTGAAGTCCCAGGCTGCCGAGCGTCACTTCCACATCCGCACAGTTCGTCAGGGCGCGGCCAATGACGAGGTAATCCGCCCCGTCTTCCAGCGCCTGGGTTGCCGTACCGACCCGTTTTTGGTCGTGAACTTCGCCTTG contains:
- the ahcY gene encoding Adenosylhomocysteinase — protein: MQAVQAPPFTDYHVADLTLADWGRKEMQIAETEMPGLMAIREEYSASKPLQGARIAGSLHMTIQTAVLIETLQALGAEVRWASCNIYSTQDHAAAAIAAKHTPVFAFKGESLDEYWDFTHRIFEWHDGGTPNMILDDGGDATLLVLLGAKAEGNPSVLGNPKSEEETALYAAIKRKLSQDPSFYSRIKANIKGVSEETTTGVHRLYELMKKGDLPFPCFNVNDSVTKSKFDNLYGCRESLVDGIKRATDVMVAGKIALVAGYGDVGKGSAQALRALSAQVWVTEIDPICALQAAMEGFKVVTMDYAADKADIFVTATGNYNVINHGHMQAMKHNAIVCNIGHFDNEIEVAALSGYQWEEIKPQVDHVIFPDGKRIILLAKGRLVNLGCGTGHPSYVMSSSFANQVMAQIELWTKAGEYAPGVYVLPKHLDEKVARLQLKKLDAQLTQLTQEQADYINVPVNGPYKSDHYRY